A region of the Penicillium psychrofluorescens genome assembly, chromosome: 6 genome:
ATTCAGGACACAGTGGAAGACCAATCAATAAGATCAGAGGAAACAGCCACTGCAATGCGAAAGGGGCACGATAAGCGTAATGATCCGAGCGAGCCCCGTACGCATTAATCATTCCATTAGCAAGCAGCTGGCCTAATGCAATAAATAAGTTGACGCCAGACGTGACGGCACCTCTGAGAACCACAGGCACAACCTCGGAGCAATAGCTAGCAGCTACCGTCTGGTAGAAGCCTAGACTGATACCATTGACAATCTTGCCGGCCAACAAGAGACCGTTCGTCCCTGCAAAGAACTGAATAAAAACGGCACCTGTTGAGATGACACATGCAAGACCCAGTGCTGCACGTCGTCCAATACGATCCGAAACCCATCCGCACGCGAGGCCACCGAAAAACCCACCGATGGCGGATGCCGAGTTGAATGCAGACTGCCAATTCGCAGGTAAGATAAACTGTCCGTCTGGAGCGACGTAGCCAAAGTCCTTGCGAAACTGTGGCGATCCGAGTAATCCGCCTCCTATCTGGGCATCGTAGCCCCTAGAAAAATCAGCCCACAGCCCATGAACCGAGGTCGCTGCAGCGGAGCTGGCAGCTTACCATCCAATGACAGAAAGTCCAAAGAAAAGCGCCCAGCTCACTGCCTTTTTGTAGGTTCGCAAAGCAGACCGTATACTGCGCTCGTGCTCAGTTTGAATGAAATTGGCCGACCGCACATGTTGCTCCGCGACCGGCTTCCCCTCGACGTGGTCGATTGCGCCGTCTGTCACTGAAATGTCACTATTCTGAGCCATTATAGAAGTTCAGGGACCATGGGGCCCAGAATTCGGAGGCCGATGATCATTTTATGTTTTGGTGATCCTCCGCACAATCCGGGGAGAGCTACTAGAGACTCCACACTTGCATCCGTCTTAGTTCCGCTTTACTTCCATCCCAGCGGAGATCTGGCTCCCCACTCCTCGATCGGGATGAAGTGTTAGCTTCGCCATACGAATTTCCACGGTAAAAAGAAATGAAATGTTCGAGATCTATTTATACCGGTCATAGAAAGTTTTCACAGACTGGCGAAACTCCGACATCGTTCGAAAAATATCAGGTCGAATCTAGCGAAAACAATGTCTACTTTCAAAGCCCTAGCAGGCTCTGGGAAGCGGAGATGCTCGATTTCCATTGATCCACAGCGAATCACAGGCGCAATTGACAAGCGGATATATTCTGGCTTTATTGAGTAAGCCACGGCTACGTTAAAACTTTGCCTACATGACGCTGAACAGGAAATCAGACATATGGGGAGAGGGATCTATGGGGGAATTTACAGCAAAGACTCCCCACTATCTGATGGCAATGGGTTCCGCCAGGATGTTCTCCAAGTTCTGAGAGATGAGCTCAAAATCCCCCTCGTCCGATACCCAGGGGGGAACTTCACTGCGACCTATCACTGGAAAGACGGAATTGGTCCTTGTGACAAAAGGCCCGCGCGGTATGGGGCCTTTTTCCATGTGCAAATAAATGTATTGACAAGTGATAGACTTAATATGGCTTGGGGCGGGGTGGAGAACAATGAATTTGGAACAGATGAGTTCATGCGATGGTGTGCTCAAGCTAAAGCAGAACCGTGTATCTGCTTGAATATGGGCACCGGTAATGACCTATCCCTTGACTATTGCTTTTTCAAACTAATTTCATTGGCTACAAGGATCTCTGGATGAAGCGATGGAATGGTTAGAGTATTGCAATTTGTCCAGTGACTCTTATTTCGCGCAGCTTCGCAGGGTAAATGGACGAGAAGAGCCGTACGGCGTGAAATACTGGGAGCTAGGGAATGAGACGTATGGAGACTGGCAAGTCGCTCAAAGCTCCCCAGCTGAGTATATGTCAAAGGCTGTCCAATGGGCAAAGGGTAAGTACGTTTATGCTTCGTTCTGGAACCTGGCTGATTAAAACTTTGATGCAGCTCTTAAGAGAATTGATCCTTCCATCCAACTGATCTTATGCTGCGCGAATGGATTCGGAGAATGGGAGCGAATTGTGATCAACGGTGCAGCGCACTACGTGGACTATGTATCGATCCATAACTTCACTTACTCTAAGGATCCGATGCAGAATTCAACAGCTCCATATGTGGCTGAGAAGGGTATTCAAATCACGACGGCGTTGATCGATCTAGCATTCATCGAGCACCACGAGCGCCTGCCCATTCCACCTCCCTCGAGGCCAAAGATCTGCTTCAACGAGTGGAATGTTTGGGATATGGAGGGTGCGCCAGGTGATTTGGGATCTGAACAGGTTTATACTTTATCAGATGCTCTTGGAGTGGCAAGCTGGTTGAACGTGTTCGTACGCAACGCGCAACATGTCGGTATTGCCAGCCCCGCGCAGAGTGTGAACGCTATTTCGCCGTTGCATGTGCATTCCGAGGGCGTGCTCAAACATGCCACCTACCCAGTCTTTTGGCTCTTCGCGAATTTCATGCAGGGGTCTTCTCTAAATATTCATGTCTGCAGCGAGAAGTACCAAGGGCCTACGACACCAACGTGGCTTCAGCATGCCCAGGCCATGCCGTTTTTGGACGTTGCAGGCACAATCGACCATACGACACAAGAACTCAATGTGGTAATTGTTAATCGGCACCTGGAGCCCAAGGATCTTGATTTGCAAGTCGTTGCCTCGAGTGCCCATTATGTCCCACTCCAGCGAATCGAGGTGGCCGGGGAGGATCTTTGTGCTTTCAATAGCATTGAAAGTCCCGATATTATACGGGCTGTAGACTGTGGACCATTTCCTTCGAGTTCTATCAGACTCCCAAAGCATTCTGTAACTCTGTTGAGATGGAAGATATCTTGAGCTCCCCTCAAGTAACCCACGATGTCGAGGACTTGGGTATTCTAGAAGTTTGATATGATTTTGTTCGTTCTTTTTTGTGTTGCTGATCTTACCTATTTCTCACACTCTCATTTCAACCGCTCTATATAATTGCCCGCGATTTCCAATGTCTTTTTCGTCCTGAGTATCTCCATATCTATTCAAACGCTTCGACCTGGACCGCCTCCCGCCCAATAACAGCATACCCACTCTCGCCGCGGGTCACATCAACAAAAGACCCCTGTCCGTCGCCACAAGACCAAGCACAGTCACGTTGGCCATAGATCTCAACTTTCTCAACGGTACCCACCTGGTTGAAGGTACGCTTGCGATCAGAAGCCCAGCACAGCATCGCGCCCGCCTTGACAAAGACGTAAATGCGGTCCAGAGGAGCCAAGTCAAAGTCGACCCACTCGCCGCGGCTGACGAGCTTCTTCTTATCCCAAAAGCCGTACCAGGTGCCGGCAGGAAGGTAAATAGCGTGCTTGCTGGCCTCGGCCTGAGGCTGCAGGGTCGGGGCGATCATCAAATCTGACCCGAACATGTACTGACCTTCAATGCCCCAGACGTTGCGGTCTTCTGGGTACTCGAGCACAAGACCGCGGACCACGGGCAGACCGGTCTTGGTGCTAAACTGGGCTTGCTCAATAATATAAGGCAGCATGCGGTATCGCTGGCGCATGAAGGTGCCCACGATCTCAACAGCCTGCTCGCCGAAGAACCAAGGCTCGCGGCCGTTCTCGTCACCAGCGCCGTGAGAGCGGACGTGACTGCTGAAGACAGCCAGTTGAGCCCAACGAATGTACAGCTCGGGAGTCGGCTTGCCTATGAAGCCGCCCAGGTCGTGGCTAAAGAAAGCAAAGCCACTCAGCCCGATCGACAGGGTCGCCCGCAGACTACCCTGCAGCGCGGACCAGGAGCACTGAGAGTCGCCGCCCCAATGAACAGGGTAACGCTGACTGCCTGCGGTGCCGCCCCGGGCCCACTGAGCAGTGTCGGTGCTGATCTTCATCACATGTTTGCGCACGGTGGCGTTGTAGACCAGACTATAGAGGTTGTTGAAGCGACGTCCATCAATGTTAAGGTAGGAAACTTCGGCGGGGATGCAGTCACCAAAATCAGTTTTGATGGCAGATGCGCCCTGCTCGATCAGAtgctcgatcttcttgccgTACCAGTCGGCGGCTTCAGGATTGGTAAAATCGATGACCAGATCGTCGGTCTTCCAGCCGGTCGTATCATTGGGGTAGTAGTGGAAGTCCTTGCTGCGGGTTCCATCGGCCTTGATAGCATGTCCGAGGAAATCTCCCTCGCGAGCGTCTACAAAAAGCGAGTTGTCCTCTCGAGGAGGTACAAAGTTGTACTGCCACAGGGAGGTGCGAATTCCCTGCTCCTTCAGGATCGCCATGTGCTTCTCGGGCTCGGAGAAGCGGTCACCGAACTTGAGATCGGGGTTCCAGTCCTCCTGAAACCAGGCCGTGTCGAGGTGGATCACATCGAAAGGAAGATTAACCTcgtcggccttcttgacaATCTCGTGGACCACGTCCCAGGTTTGATAAGAGTTGCGGCTCATCCACAGACCGAAAGACCAAATAGGAGGCATGGGCGCAGTACCGGTGAGGTCGCTGGTGTACCTGCGCAAAATTTCCTTGGGAGAATGACCAGCCAGAATGAAGTAGTCCATATGCTTCTCCTCGGTGCAGAAGCCAATGCTACCAGCCTCGCTCATGCCTATATCCCATTCGCTCCGGGCTATTGAATTCAAGAAGCAGCCGTATCCGTTTGTACTCCAGAAGAAGGGAACATTGATGTATGTGCGAGTGTTGCTAGTGCCAATAGCGTCGTGGTTGACAAAGTCTACAGGGCGGCCGCGCCGCTCTACACTGTCGAAGCGCTCACCGAGACCGAAGACACGCTCCTGCGGATCAAGGGTGAATGATTCGAAGACAGCCTCGCGACCTTGGTGGGAGGCAATCGAGCAAGGAATAATATCGCTAGTGAACAGATCGCTGAGACGCTGCTTCCAAAAGGGGGTAGCTGCGCCTGGCAGGTATCCAAGCAGGCGGAATGGGCTCGACTGCACGATCACACGGACGCTGGATGTACATAGCTCGAGATTGCCGTTACTGGCGCTCAGGGAGAAAGTTGAAGGGACGATCTTGGGGATATTCGACAGCATGCGTGCCTCGGGAGGAGGGAAAGCCGGGTCATCGGTCAAGGTATCCAGAGTGCTCTGCTGGCCAGCATAGCGCACACGGAAAATGTGATCAGTTACAAAGAAAACCTCGTAGACGAGCTCGCCGAAGGAgttttcttccttgatgaACTGGTGCATCACCGAGTCGTGGGTCTGAGCGGTGCGGTGCGTCTGGTGCACAGTGCGCACCTTCAGACGCAGCACGTTGTCCGAGAAGCTGTGCTCCAGGACTTTGTCGGCCCACATGAACTGGACATTCTCACCATCACGAAAGAAGTTTGGACCAGCTGCGCGCTGAGTGGCCTCCGTAGTCGGGTTGGGTTTGACGGTGCTGCCAGAGGCACGCTGGGGAAATGTGCGGTCGTCCTCCATGGCGTATGAGCTAGCTCGTGAGCCTTGAATGAGAGTAGTTTCACGCAGTTGCTCTGGTCAACAGAACATAGAAAGAATTGTTTTATAACCGGAGCTTTGAGCTCCCCTACAATTGCACATAGACTTTTGAAATTGACCCCATCGCCAAAGTCATCGATCGTCGGCGCTCTTCACTGCATTTGGAAGTCTAAATCCACGGCACACATCCAACGCGGAATGATAAAACCTTCCTGAAGCAGCATAAGAAAGCGAAAAGCAGACTAGTATGGGGCAAGCGCCGGAGAATGCGCATGGAGCCGATCGAAGCGATATTAACAGAGAAATCGGGGTAAACCCCACACCAAACCGAGCAATCGGACCGTCGGGTCAACGTTGGCGTCTAGCGGCTGGTCCCGCGCTTTCCATTTTGGATACGGAGCAACAGTTTAGCTCCTCACAGCCCCGGATTTTCTTCGGGACGTCTCAGCGTAGTCCGAGGGACCTTGACTGTGGCGTTAGTGAGTACCTTATTTGGTGTTGACTGGTAGCCGCCATTTCAACGTATATACTTAGGAAGCAGGCCAATGCGAATATTAACATGGAACTAATAATAACGCTACCCTCCCTGAGGTTTATCTAACACTGAATATCATGGAAACTGAGTGTAAGGCAGCGACTGCTGAGCAACACAATCCCGATACCCAGCATATCGAAGACCTCTTCCGCCCTCAAATCACCGAGGGcaacaaggagaagcaggTTGCCTCAGTCAGCTTCCAGAATGCACTAGCTCAGGAGCAGCTAAATCCGTGGTGTCGGAGCTCTTTTGCTCTCTACGGGGTCATTGTCGTCACTACGCTGAGTATGTGTTGCTTTCTGGTGTAGCGAAAAGAATGATACTGACGTCGTGATTCACTTAGACTGTTGCATGAATGGGTTCGACGGTACACTCATGAGCAGCATAAATGCCATGCCCTACTTCCACAGCCACTTCGGTACAGCCATGGAAGGTAGTGGCACGGGTCTGTTGTTCTCCATCTACTCCTTCGGAAACTTGGTCGGCGCAGCCTTTGCAGGCCCCCTTTCTGATCTTTTTGGGCGTCGCATCGGCATGTTCACTGGATCTCTTTTCATAGTTCTTGGTGCTATCCTTGAAGCAGTTGCCAGTGATGTAAAGCTTTTCATGGGTGGCCGGTTCTTGATCGGTCTGGGAGTCAGTCTAACCAATGCGGCGGCCCCTGTTTACCTGGTCGAAGTTGCCTTTCCGCAATGGCGTGGTCTCTTTGGTGGCCTGTATAATGTTTGTGGATATTACATTGGAGCTATTGGTGTCTCGAGTCCACCTTACAGTTGAAGTATCCTTAACTAATATGTGTCAATAGTGTGCACCTGGACGTCTTATGGAACTGGTTTCCTTGCGTCCAACTGGTCTTGGAGGGCTCCAGTCATCGTTCAGACTGTTCCGTCCTTGATCATTATCTCCACGGTTTTTTTACTCCCCGAGAGTCCTCGTTGGCTGTGGGCGGCAGGAAAGCAAGAACAGGCCCGCAAGATGCTCGTCAAGTACCACGGCAGTGGCAAGGAAGATTCGCCTCTTGTCAACTGGGAGTGTGCTCAAATTGAGGAGGACTACCACTTCGAAATTGAGACGGGTGGCCGCCGTTGGTGGGACTTCAAAGCGCTGTTCGACACGAAGGCCAACATTTATCGACTTTGGCTGATCTTCCTAGTCTCGGTCTTCTCCCAGTTCATCGGTGGCTCCGTTATTAGTTATTTCATGCCGGTCATGCTGGAGAACGCCGGAATCACCAGCCCAAGCCAGCAGCTGCTTATGAATGCCATCAACACGGTCCTATCTTTCATCAGTGGTCTCATTGGAACCCTCTTTGTTGACCGGTGGGGTCGTCGCCAGATGTTCCTGTGGGGAACGTTCATCACTGGCCTCATCTACATCCCCATAAATGTTCTTGCATCTTTCCCCTTGCCTGACATTACCCAGAGTATGGGATACGGCTTCATCGCCTGTCTCTTCCTCTACGGCATTGTCTTCGCCTTTACCTGGTCCACGCTGCAGGCCTTGTACCCCGCAGAGATCCTTCCCAACAACGTCCGTGCAAAGGGCATGGCTTTCCAGGGCGTCATCAGCGCTGCTGCTAACTTTGTGAATTTCTACGCGACGCCGACTGCCCTGAAGAGCATTGGTTGGAAGATGTACACAATTTTTTGTTAGTCTATGATATATCCTCTGACCGAGCTAATATTGTGACTGACTCTGCGTCACAGTGGTATTTCACTTCATCGAATTCACCCTCATGTTTTTCACCCtccccgagaccaagggtCGCTCCATCGAAGAGATCACCCACATCTTTCACAGCTCCAACCCCGTTAAGGAATCACTACGAAAGACGACTATTACGGTATACGAGAAGGACGGTGTCAAGGAAGTTGCTGCCGATATGTCTTAACGTGCTTATGCTTTGTGCATGGGACagaacgagaagaaaaacgTCGTTCGACATATATAAAGAGTTTGGACCCCCAGTCCGAAATTGAGAGCTCCACTACTTCTTAACACATCAATGTGGCACCGGTTTCCGGAAGTAGTACTATATAATCAAAGCCCCCGGCTTTTCGCTTCCGCCCACTCATGCTCCAAAATCCCCATGGAAATCCgatcccaccaccgccccTCTTTCCACAAGGactctctttgtcttcccTCAGCCACAAAACCGAGCCTTTCGTATATCTTCCGCGCCCGCTCGTTCCATTCGAACACTCCCAGTTCAACACGATGTAGCCCGGCAGTCAAGAAACACCAATCCAGTAGCCATGAGACAGCCTCCGGCCCATATCCGTTTCCCTGGTGCTCCGGTACAATAGAAATTGCAAAATTGGTTGATCGATTTTGGATGAAAGAAGCCTTTGGAGCTCTGACCACTATCACCCCGATGGGCTTGGGTTCTTTCGGAGATGGGTCGTGGCCGGAGAGATCATCAGACTGAAACTCGGGAATTTTGCAGATAAAAACAGACAAAAGAGCTTGGGGCTTAATGTCTTTGAGAATCTGTTTCGTTTCCGCGGTGCTGAGAGGTCGTTGCAGAGAGGTTTCCGTCATGGAAGAAACTTGCGGGTCGTTATAGAGCTCGTGGAAGAAAGCTTCGTCTGCTGGGTTGTCCTCCTCTACAGCCCGGTAGAGAAGACGCTTGGAGCGAAAGGGTTCGTAATTCATTGATTTGCTGCTTGACACTATGTAGATGTGTCAGGTCCATGGGGGATCAAGGTTGAGACTTTGAGCTCCTTGATAGAACAGCAGTGCTTCTGCTTGAGTAGCGGCCCCCAGGCAGCTACTTAGCCCTACAAAGTTGCCTGTATAAGGAGATAAGGGCTGGAATTTCTTACTCCTTTCAAATCTAGTTAGAGCACTAATAACTGTGCTGCCTTCCGGGGAGGTAAAGAAGCTAGGCGCAGCCAAGCTTGGGGTGAAGATCAGAATGCGTTGCGAACGTGATGTTGTTATCCATATAATACCTTCGGCTCAACAACAATCCGTCAGTGATGAGGTAGGATGTGCACTATTGACAAAGTTGGCTAAGGTCAAGCCAATTAAATAGCCTTCAAAACGTGTCCGGATTTCCACACTAGGGCGGATATGAAGAGTCACGAGCCCATTTCGGGTATAGTGTGGCTCCGTAGCCGGCCAAATATCAATACTGTCAATAACCGGTGATCTTGCTGCACGCGACATTGCACGACTACCATGATTTTGATACAATTTCTAACTGAACACTCCCAGAGAAGCCGTGTCCAATTGTCATCTTCGCCTAGAACAGCTAGCTAATcatgggatggatggaagatTACCTCCGCTCAAGACGGTATACATAGAGGCACATAGAGACGGAGGCGAAGTAGGAGAGGTAAAAGAGACAGTATAGGTACAGGGTGGGTGACGCAATGCATCaggagaaaaggaaagcCAGTGAGACAGGCAGACACTGCCACCGTCAAAAACGAGCGGCGAGTTCATGAGGACCACcaaagaaggaaaagggtAAGGTTGGAGAAGAACCAACGTGGTTAAAAGATCAAAGGCCAAGAGACCCAAGGTAAACCAACAGATAATCAAAACACCAGAGAAGTTCGCAAATGGGTATACAGCGGATAAACCTTCGAGCCATGAGGtaaagaggaaaaggaaaaggaatCTCAGCGCCTACCCAACTGGGGAAGAGGCGCTAGAAAGGACTGTTGGTTTTGTGTGTTCGTCTCAGTACATTCAGAAAAATAGTGTAAGGAAAATAGAGGCTGTCGTGAGTcaatgaagatgaaaagagAAATTCAATCTATCGCTAATGTGTTCAAGTTCGGGTGGAGGGTTTCATGCGGTGAATGGCCGTGAGGATACGCCGCCTTCCTTCCTTGGAATGAAACGGCCAGCATCCGAGGCCAAAAGGCGAACAGGCAGTAGGTTTCTGGGTGAGGAGATGCGCGCGGTGGAATTATCCGGGGTATCGTGGTCCTCGTCATCCGGGACAACTTTGACGCTACCACTGACGGATGCGGAATGGAAGCGAGAGCTGAGCGGGAGCTGGTACTTCACCACGCCGCGGACGATCAGCTCAAAGGGGTGTTGGAGGACGCGCTCCCAGCGCTCTgtgccgccttcttcggtCTTGTTGCCGGGTCGGGCGAGACGGATTTGGCCCTTGGAATTGGAGACCAGGTGGTTCCAGGGGGATGCCTCGAAGGATAGGGGCGAGTCGAAGTGGAATACGCGGCCGAGCAACATTGTCTGTGGGTCCCCACTGGGATCGGCGATGGGATCGGTGCCTCTGTCAACGCCGCCGTCGGTATGTGATGCACCGGACATGGCGTCCTTCACACAGTCCATGTTACCCAGACAGCGCACCATCTGTGATAATTTCCAGCGGCGTCGACTTTGTTCCACGCGCGGGAAGTGGTCGAGTGCGCCATCTGAACCATGCTCCCGCCAGAGCTTGTCTGTCCCGACATATCGGCTCTTGGCAAAGATGTTAAAGTCGGTGTCGTCAATCGTCACAGGGAAAAGATTCGGATTCGCTGCTTGGACATTGAGGTCCAGCATGATCTCCTGTTCCGTGGCGAGCACGTTCTGGACGGCAATGATTTCAACATCAAGTAGGGACCTGGTGGCCGCAACAATGAATGAGGCAGCACCACCGGCGACaatcaacatcaacaagaTGATGATCACACATGAGCTATATCGTGACAGATATCCGTGTTGTCGCTGCGCCATGTACTCCATTTGGCGCGCACTGGCGCTATTCGGCCGTCGGCCACGGCTGCGAATGGCGCGTGGTGTGCCCACCAAGGGTGTGCGTTCATCGTCCGCCCCCTCTGCATCGAAGTCATATCCATAGATTTCGCCCGCCTTCTTGGAGCTATTGATGCTCTTGTAGTTGGGCGAAGCGCGATTATTGCTGTGCCTCGCGTGCCGGTATCCACCTCCAATAAAATGCCGCGGAGACTTGACATGAGACTGAGCCTGGGGGAAAGGCGAGTCGCCGTCAAAAAGGGACGGATGCACTGCATTGCGATTGTGACGGCCAATATTATGTCGCGGAGTGAGCGTCCCGCTTGCGTCAACCCTCGAGGGGTTTCGGTTTCcatcggcctcggcagcTTCACCATCCACGCTGCTGTTGTAGGTGTTGTTCGTGAATTTCATGCTACGCTTGCCTGTCACACTGTGGGCGCCATCGCGGATGGCCCCACGTGCACGACCAGCCAGTTGATCCACTTGACTCGCCATGGAGGTGGCGCTAGGCGTGCGGGAATGGTACCGGTTTTGTCGAGGGGGGTAGGGATCGGGTGGGTTAGATTCATAGACAAAGGTCTCGTCAGAGTCGGAGGCATCAGCCTCATCCACCGCACTGGCAACTTTGGCTTCGAAGACATCTGCCTTGCTTGACAGCGGGCCGCTCGTCAAGTTATTTTGTCGACgattgttcttctttttgtctttgcgAGGCCGGATCGTCTCAGTTGATGGTTTCATGCGCAGAGAACCTTGATCCGATCGACCGGCATTGCCTCGTTCACCGGACGGGACTCCCAAGGACACTTGAGGTATTGAGCTGACCGTCTCTGTTTCGACGATCATATTGCGGACCGAGCCATCAGCGGGCTTCCCACGAGCGCCAGCGCTAAGCGAGGTGGAAGACCGTTGCGGCATTATAGTCCCCGATGTTTTCGCGGGGCCTGAAGGACGACATTGTGGATCTTCCTCCTTTGTCCCCGAGCTGCGGTTGCCACCACTATCGCTGCCGCTTTCTGCGCCCTGCTTTGAGGCTCGCGGGGTCGCATCTTCATCGATCTTGTGCAACCGAGACTCTACCGGGGTTGCCGGCTTGACGGAGGTATCACTGGACGGAGTGGACGGATTACTCGTCATCTCCTGAACCGTTTCCAGGGAGGATCCTTGCCCACTGACGCCCCTTGTAACCGCCCGGGGTGTGCTGCGGTCCGTCTTGGAACCATGCTCCTCTGACGGCGGCAGCGTGGACCGTTTGTGTGAGGTATTCGGGAGATTGGGATCTTGATCCGGGCGACGGcttccagcccatgatggCATGTTGGAATTTTCGGGAACATTGGCTGATGGTTCGGTAGTGGATGAGGGAGAAAGGACGGGGGTGTTGCCCAGCTGGGCCTGTGTCGGGGATGGTGTCGTTCGGCCTGATGTCTGACTAGTGGTCGACCGGGTGGGACTGCTGCGATCTTGACTCTGACTGCCTTTGCGTGTTTGAGAGGGCACTCGGCTGGCCGTGGGAGAATGTGCAGTACGAGATCGAACGGGTGAGTTTTCGCGTGAGGAAACGGCGGAGTTGGAGGCAGACGCCGGGTCAGAGGAGGTCCGCAAACTGGGTGTGAGTTTTGGCACTTGGGACATGGCCTGAGGCTGGGATTTAACAGCGGCCGGCCGCAGCGGTTCCTTCATGTCACCATCGGCGCTCGACCGGTGCGCCGGGTCCGACTCTTCATCCTTGTTCCCGTCGGAGGCGCCGTTCAGGTAGGGCGGCCTCTCAGACTCCGCAGCCATGGTCGCTATCGAGTCAGAATTGGCCTGACACGATGTGTACACAAGTCAGGGGACCCGAGAGGATGCCAGCAAGTTGGGCAGCGACGCGGGGCCTAAAAAGGGAGGATCCTGAAGATGCAAGGTGTCACACTAGGCAAGCAGATCCAACGATGTGTGAGATGTGTTGCTCTATATTGTGGTTATTGACAACGGAACGATTCGGGAGCGAATGGGATGTGTGTGTCAAGCGATCTGTCGCGCAGATACAAGTCGTTACACCAGTGACGATGCAAAGGAGCGAATAGCCGAAGACCACATGCTGTTGACGGAAAACGGGATCCTGTTCAGAGGCGGAACCGGCTGCAGGCAAGTGGGAACTGGGGTTAGGAGGGAGAGGTAGTTTTTGAGAAGTGGAGTTAATGTTGTTGTCTGTTTAGGCCGGTGGATGCCGAAGGGTCGCGCTGACGGCAGCCGTCACTTGAGCCGTTGCTTTATTTCCTGGGGGGGCCAGGTGCACCAACGTCGCCTAGAACCAGTCTCGGGGGCCGGGGGCTGATCTGGTTGGTAGATGGGGGGGGGACCGCCGATCTGGGTAAGCGTTTGGGCCAAACGATACGAAAACAAGGCCTTAGGGGAGGAAGTGTGGCGTATCTCCGCGAGAACCGAGAGAAGTCGGTGACCACAACCCT
Encoded here:
- a CDS encoding uncharacterized protein (ID:PFLUO_009130-T1.cds;~source:funannotate) codes for the protein METECKAATAEQHNPDTQHIEDLFRPQITEGNKEKQVASVSFQNALAQEQLNPWCRSSFALYGVIVVTTLNCCMNGFDGTLMSSINAMPYFHSHFGTAMEGSGTGLLFSIYSFGNLVGAAFAGPLSDLFGRRIGMFTGSLFIVLGAILEAVASDVKLFMGGRFLIGLGVSLTNAAAPVYLVEVAFPQWRGLFGGLYNVCGYYIGAIVCTWTSYGTGFLASNWSWRAPVIVQTVPSLIIISTVFLLPESPRWLWAAGKQEQARKMLVKYHGSGKEDSPLVNWECAQIEEDYHFEIETGGRRWWDFKALFDTKANIYRLWLIFLVSVFSQFIGGSVISYFMPVMLENAGITSPSQQLLMNAINTVLSFISGLIGTLFVDRWGRRQMFLWGTFITGLIYIPINVLASFPLPDITQSMGYGFIACLFLYGIVFAFTWSTLQALYPAEILPNNVRAKGMAFQGVISAAANFVNFYATPTALKSIGWKMYTIFLVFHFIEFTLMFFTLPETKGRSIEEITHIFHSSNPVKESLRKTTITVYEKDGVKEVAADMS
- a CDS encoding uncharacterized protein (ID:PFLUO_009129-T1.cds;~source:funannotate), translating into MEDDRTFPQRASGSTVKPNPTTEATQRAAGPNFFRDGENVQFMWADKVLEHSFSDNVLRLKVRTVHQTHRTAQTHDSVMHQFIKEENSFGELVYEVFFVTDHIFRVRYAGQQSTLDTLTDDPAFPPPEARMLSNIPKIVPSTFSLSASNGNLELCTSSVRVIVQSSPFRLLGYLPGAATPFWKQRLSDLFTSDIIPCSIASHQGREAVFESFTLDPQERVFGLGERFDSVERRGRPVDFVNHDAIGTSNTRTYINVPFFWSTNGYGCFLNSIARSEWDIGMSEAGSIGFCTEEKHMDYFILAGHSPKEILRRYTSDLTGTAPMPPIWSFGLWMSRNSYQTWDVVHEIVKKADEVNLPFDVIHLDTAWFQEDWNPDLKFGDRFSEPEKHMAILKEQGIRTSLWQYNFVPPREDNSLFVDAREGDFLGHAIKADGTRSKDFHYYPNDTTGWKTDDLVIDFTNPEAADWYGKKIEHLIEQGASAIKTDFGDCIPAEVSYLNIDGRRFNNLYSLVYNATVRKHVMKISTDTAQWARGGTAGSQRYPVHWGGDSQCSWSALQGSLRATLSIGLSGFAFFSHDLGGFIGKPTPELYIRWAQLAVFSSHVRSHGAGDENGREPWFFGEQAVEIVGTFMRQRYRMLPYIIEQAQFSTKTGLPVVRGLVLEYPEDRNVWGIEGQYMFGSDLMIAPTLQPQAEASKHAIYLPAGTWYGFWDKKKLVSRGEWVDFDLAPLDRIYVFVKAGAMLCWASDRKRTFNQVGTVEKVEIYGQRDCAWSCGDGQGSFVDVTRGESGYAVIGREAVQVEAFE
- a CDS encoding uncharacterized protein (ID:PFLUO_009131-T1.cds;~source:funannotate), which codes for MNYEPFRSKRLLYRAVEEDNPADEAFFHELYNDPQVSSMTETSLQRPLSTAETKQILKDIKPQALLSVFICKIPEFQSDDLSGHDPSPKEPKPIGVIVVRAPKASFIQNRSTNFAISIVPEHQGNGYGPEAVSWLLDWCFLTAGLHRVELGVFEWNERARKIYERLGFVAEGRQRESLWKEGRWWDRISMGILEHEWAEAKSRGL
- a CDS encoding uncharacterized protein (ID:PFLUO_009128-T1.cds;~source:funannotate), whose protein sequence is MSKAVQWAKALKRIDPSIQLILCCANGFGEWERIVINGAAHYVDYVSIHNFTYSKDPMQNSTAPYVAEKGIQITTALIDLAFIEHHERLPIPPPSRPKICFNEWNVWDMEGAPGDLGSEQVYTLSDALGVASWLNVFVRNAQHVGIASPAQSVNAISPLHVHSEGVLKHATYPVFWLFANFMQGSSLNIHVCSEKYQGPTTPTWLQHAQAMPFLDVAGTIDHTTQELNVVIVNRHLEPKDLDLQVVASSAHYVPLQRIEVAGEDLCAFNSIESPDIIRAVDCGPFPSSSIRLPKHSVTLLRWKIS